The Branchiostoma floridae strain S238N-H82 chromosome 17, Bfl_VNyyK, whole genome shotgun sequence genome has a window encoding:
- the LOC118404548 gene encoding uncharacterized protein LOC118404548 isoform X1, whose translation MGSGSSKKTSEDKPQGGVKGHVQNGKTRKTIPQDHGREDGKERGGEKRQKRDSRSLSVGVGENTGRKSPYWQTESDFSVSKNVDAEVNILTGELDEALRDNRQYTGGRQPANARQQKPHAGDSNNHQTSNSLAVKNDRNAGRREPSLTPEGRTRISPRLGKDPDGTGDDSGVENYSPEIDHEIEDTLAPSYQVQRPVPVDVERFKAANKNKQFIFDTENTTTTTENNNTSDTGLYSKQRLGPPSPDGHRSSNDPSPDYTTVEAPVEYNESEEDLMKEIESNF comes from the exons ATGGGGTCGGGGTCCAGCAAGAAAACGTCGGAAGACAAACCACAGGGAGGCGTCAAGGGGCACGTGCAAAACGGCAAAACCAGGAAAACCATCCCGCAAGACCACGGGAGAGAAGACGGGAAGGAAAGAGGCGGTGAGAAACGACAGAAACGGGACTCGAGATCTCTGAGTGTTGGTGTTGGTGAAAATACTGGGAGGAAATCACCGTACTGGCAGACTGAGAGTGATTTTTCTGTGTCTAAAAACGTGGACGCTGAAGTGAATATTCTAACGGGAGAGCTGGACGAAGCGCTACGGGACAACAGGCAGTACACCGGCGGCAGGCAACCCGCCAACGCCCGGCAACAAAAACCGCACGCCGGGGACTCCAACAACCATCAGACTTCTAACAGCCTTGCCGTCAAGAATGACAGAAACGCTGGCCGAAGAGAGCCAAGCTTGACTCCCGAGGGTAGAACTCGTATCTCCCCGAGGCTGGGGAAGGATCCCGACGGCACGGGAGACGACTCGGGGGTCGAAAACTACTCGCCCGAAATCGACCACGAGATAGAAGACACCCTAGCGCCATCGTACCAG GTGCAGAGACCTGTACCAGTGGATGTGGAGAGATTTAAAGCTGCCAACAAAAAT AAACAATTCATCTTtgacacagaaaacacaacaacaacaacagagaaTAACAACACAAGCGACACAGGGCTCTACTCCAAACAGAGATTGGGTCCACCTTCTCCTGATGGCCACCGTAGCAGCAATGATCCCTCCCCTGA
- the LOC118404548 gene encoding uncharacterized protein LOC118404548 isoform X3, with product MGSGSSKKTSEDKPQGGVKGHVQNGKTRKTIPQDHGREDGKERGGEKRQKRDSRSLSVGVGENTGRKSPYWQTESDFSVSKNVDAEVNILTGELDEALRDNRQYTGGRQPANARQQKPHAGDSNNHQTSNSLAVKNDRNAGRREPSLTPEGRTRISPRLGKDPDGTGDDSGVENYSPEIDHEIEDTLAPSYQESCSGVGRLPATQAAKGPNWNKKHPCMQKELSPFTKGKVPLF from the exons ATGGGGTCGGGGTCCAGCAAGAAAACGTCGGAAGACAAACCACAGGGAGGCGTCAAGGGGCACGTGCAAAACGGCAAAACCAGGAAAACCATCCCGCAAGACCACGGGAGAGAAGACGGGAAGGAAAGAGGCGGTGAGAAACGACAGAAACGGGACTCGAGATCTCTGAGTGTTGGTGTTGGTGAAAATACTGGGAGGAAATCACCGTACTGGCAGACTGAGAGTGATTTTTCTGTGTCTAAAAACGTGGACGCTGAAGTGAATATTCTAACGGGAGAGCTGGACGAAGCGCTACGGGACAACAGGCAGTACACCGGCGGCAGGCAACCCGCCAACGCCCGGCAACAAAAACCGCACGCCGGGGACTCCAACAACCATCAGACTTCTAACAGCCTTGCCGTCAAGAATGACAGAAACGCTGGCCGAAGAGAGCCAAGCTTGACTCCCGAGGGTAGAACTCGTATCTCCCCGAGGCTGGGGAAGGATCCCGACGGCACGGGAGACGACTCGGGGGTCGAAAACTACTCGCCCGAAATCGACCACGAGATAGAAGACACCCTAGCGCCATCGTACCAG GAATCTTGCTCAGGCGTAGGACGACTCCCGGCAACGCAAGCCGCCAAGGGGCCCAATTGGAACAAAAAACACCCTTGTATGCAGAAAGAATTGTCCCCATTCACTAAAGGCAAGGTCCCCCTTTTTTAG
- the LOC118404548 gene encoding uncharacterized protein LOC118404548 isoform X2, with the protein MGSGSSKKTSEDKPQGGVKGHVQNGKTRKTIPQDHGREDGKERGGEKRQKRDSRSLSVGVGENTGRKSPYWQTESDFSVSKNVDAEVNILTGELDEALRDNRQYTGGRQPANARQQKPHAGDSNNHQTSNSLAVKNDRNAGRREPSLTPEGRTRISPRLGKDPDGTGDDSGVENYSPEIDHEIEDTLAPSYQKQFIFDTENTTTTTENNNTSDTGLYSKQRLGPPSPDGHRSSNDPSPDYTTVEAPVEYNESEEDLMKEIESNF; encoded by the exons ATGGGGTCGGGGTCCAGCAAGAAAACGTCGGAAGACAAACCACAGGGAGGCGTCAAGGGGCACGTGCAAAACGGCAAAACCAGGAAAACCATCCCGCAAGACCACGGGAGAGAAGACGGGAAGGAAAGAGGCGGTGAGAAACGACAGAAACGGGACTCGAGATCTCTGAGTGTTGGTGTTGGTGAAAATACTGGGAGGAAATCACCGTACTGGCAGACTGAGAGTGATTTTTCTGTGTCTAAAAACGTGGACGCTGAAGTGAATATTCTAACGGGAGAGCTGGACGAAGCGCTACGGGACAACAGGCAGTACACCGGCGGCAGGCAACCCGCCAACGCCCGGCAACAAAAACCGCACGCCGGGGACTCCAACAACCATCAGACTTCTAACAGCCTTGCCGTCAAGAATGACAGAAACGCTGGCCGAAGAGAGCCAAGCTTGACTCCCGAGGGTAGAACTCGTATCTCCCCGAGGCTGGGGAAGGATCCCGACGGCACGGGAGACGACTCGGGGGTCGAAAACTACTCGCCCGAAATCGACCACGAGATAGAAGACACCCTAGCGCCATCGTACCAG AAACAATTCATCTTtgacacagaaaacacaacaacaacaacagagaaTAACAACACAAGCGACACAGGGCTCTACTCCAAACAGAGATTGGGTCCACCTTCTCCTGATGGCCACCGTAGCAGCAATGATCCCTCCCCTGA